In Elephas maximus indicus isolate mEleMax1 chromosome 7, mEleMax1 primary haplotype, whole genome shotgun sequence, the following proteins share a genomic window:
- the KCTD21 gene encoding BTB/POZ domain-containing protein KCTD21 isoform X1, with amino-acid sequence MSNPITLNVGGKLYTTSLATLTSFPDSMLGAMFSGKMPTKRDSQGNCFIDRDGKVFRYILNFLRTSHLDLPEDFQEMGLLRREADFYQVQPLIEALQEKEVELSKAEKNAMLNITLNQRVQTVHFTVREAPQIYSLSSSSMEVFNANIFSTSCLFLKLLGSKLFYCSNGNLSSITSHLQDPNHLTLDWVANVEGLPEEEYTKQNLKRLWVVPANKQINSFQVFVEEVLKIALSDGFCIDSSHPHALDFMNNKIIRLIRYSLGFTYPLVIFCRRMKI; translated from the exons ATGTCCAACCCCATCACGCTGAACGTCGGGGGCAAGCTCTACACAACCTCCCTGGCAACCCTAACCAGCTTCCCTGACTCCATGCTGGGTGCCATGTTCAGTGGGAAGATGCCCACTAAGAGGGACAGCCAGGGTAACTGCTTCATTGACCGGGATGGCAAAGTGTTCCGCTATATCCTCAACTTCCTGCGGACCTCCCATCTGGACTTGCCTGAGGACTTCCAGGAGATGGGCCTGCTCCGCAGGGAAGCCGACTTCTACCAGGTGCAGCCCCTGATTGAGGCCCTGCAGGAGAAGGAAGTGGAGCTCTCCAAGGCAGAGAAGAATGCCATGCTCAACATCACACTGAACCAGCGTGTGCAGACGGTCCACTTCACTGTGCGTGAGGCACCCCAGATCTACAGCCTCTCCTCCTCCAGCATGGAGGTCTTCAACGCCAACATCTTCAGCACCTCTTGCCTCTTCCTCAAGCTCCTTGGCTCCAAGCTTTTCTACTGCTCCAATGGCAATCTCTCCTCCATCACCAGTCACTTGCAGGATCCCAACCACCTGACTCTGGACTGGGTGGCCAATGTGGAGGGCCTGCCAGAAGAGGAGTACACCAAGCAGAACCTCAAAAGGCTATGGGTGGTACCTGCCAACAAGCAGATCAACAGCTTCCAGGTCTTTGTGGAGGAGGTGCTGAAAATTGCCCTGAGTGATGGCTTCTGCATTGATTCTTCTCACCCACATGCCCTGGATTTTATGAACAATAAGATTATTCGATTAATACGATACAG CCTTGGCTTCACATACCCTTTGGTCATTTTCTGTCGGAGGATGAAGATTTGA
- the KCTD21 gene encoding BTB/POZ domain-containing protein KCTD21 isoform X2 has product MSNPITLNVGGKLYTTSLATLTSFPDSMLGAMFSGKMPTKRDSQGNCFIDRDGKVFRYILNFLRTSHLDLPEDFQEMGLLRREADFYQVQPLIEALQEKEVELSKAEKNAMLNITLNQRVQTVHFTVREAPQIYSLSSSSMEVFNANIFSTSCLFLKLLGSKLFYCSNGNLSSITSHLQDPNHLTLDWVANVEGLPEEEYTKQNLKRLWVVPANKQINSFQVFVEEVLKIALSDGFCIDSSHPHALDFMNNKIIRLIRYRFL; this is encoded by the coding sequence ATGTCCAACCCCATCACGCTGAACGTCGGGGGCAAGCTCTACACAACCTCCCTGGCAACCCTAACCAGCTTCCCTGACTCCATGCTGGGTGCCATGTTCAGTGGGAAGATGCCCACTAAGAGGGACAGCCAGGGTAACTGCTTCATTGACCGGGATGGCAAAGTGTTCCGCTATATCCTCAACTTCCTGCGGACCTCCCATCTGGACTTGCCTGAGGACTTCCAGGAGATGGGCCTGCTCCGCAGGGAAGCCGACTTCTACCAGGTGCAGCCCCTGATTGAGGCCCTGCAGGAGAAGGAAGTGGAGCTCTCCAAGGCAGAGAAGAATGCCATGCTCAACATCACACTGAACCAGCGTGTGCAGACGGTCCACTTCACTGTGCGTGAGGCACCCCAGATCTACAGCCTCTCCTCCTCCAGCATGGAGGTCTTCAACGCCAACATCTTCAGCACCTCTTGCCTCTTCCTCAAGCTCCTTGGCTCCAAGCTTTTCTACTGCTCCAATGGCAATCTCTCCTCCATCACCAGTCACTTGCAGGATCCCAACCACCTGACTCTGGACTGGGTGGCCAATGTGGAGGGCCTGCCAGAAGAGGAGTACACCAAGCAGAACCTCAAAAGGCTATGGGTGGTACCTGCCAACAAGCAGATCAACAGCTTCCAGGTCTTTGTGGAGGAGGTGCTGAAAATTGCCCTGAGTGATGGCTTCTGCATTGATTCTTCTCACCCACATGCCCTGGATTTTATGAACAATAAGATTATTCGATTAATACGATACAG
- the KCTD21 gene encoding BTB/POZ domain-containing protein KCTD21 isoform X3 has protein sequence MSNPITLNVGGKLYTTSLATLTSFPDSMLGAMFSGKMPTKRDSQGNCFIDRDGKVFRYILNFLRTSHLDLPEDFQEMGLLRREADFYQVQPLIEALQEKEVELSKAEKNAMLNITLNQRVQTVHFTVREAPQIYSLSSSSMEVFNANIFSTSCLFLKLLGSKLFYCSNGNLSSITSHLQDPNHLTLDWVANVEGLPEEEYTKQNLKRLWVVPANKQINSFQVFVEEVLKIALSDGFCIDSSHPHALDFMNNKIIRLIRYR, from the coding sequence ATGTCCAACCCCATCACGCTGAACGTCGGGGGCAAGCTCTACACAACCTCCCTGGCAACCCTAACCAGCTTCCCTGACTCCATGCTGGGTGCCATGTTCAGTGGGAAGATGCCCACTAAGAGGGACAGCCAGGGTAACTGCTTCATTGACCGGGATGGCAAAGTGTTCCGCTATATCCTCAACTTCCTGCGGACCTCCCATCTGGACTTGCCTGAGGACTTCCAGGAGATGGGCCTGCTCCGCAGGGAAGCCGACTTCTACCAGGTGCAGCCCCTGATTGAGGCCCTGCAGGAGAAGGAAGTGGAGCTCTCCAAGGCAGAGAAGAATGCCATGCTCAACATCACACTGAACCAGCGTGTGCAGACGGTCCACTTCACTGTGCGTGAGGCACCCCAGATCTACAGCCTCTCCTCCTCCAGCATGGAGGTCTTCAACGCCAACATCTTCAGCACCTCTTGCCTCTTCCTCAAGCTCCTTGGCTCCAAGCTTTTCTACTGCTCCAATGGCAATCTCTCCTCCATCACCAGTCACTTGCAGGATCCCAACCACCTGACTCTGGACTGGGTGGCCAATGTGGAGGGCCTGCCAGAAGAGGAGTACACCAAGCAGAACCTCAAAAGGCTATGGGTGGTACCTGCCAACAAGCAGATCAACAGCTTCCAGGTCTTTGTGGAGGAGGTGCTGAAAATTGCCCTGAGTGATGGCTTCTGCATTGATTCTTCTCACCCACATGCCCTGGATTTTATGAACAATAAGATTATTCGATTAATACGATACAGGTAA